Genomic segment of Methanobacterium spitsbergense:
CCCATAATGTTTACGAAGAATCAAAAACCCTTAATAATAAGGGAATTAATGTGCCTTGTCCTAAAAATAAAGAAAATTGTACAAAGTGTGGATTATGCACCCTTATGTGTCCGGATCAAGCAATAAAAGTGGATGATGAGAATGAAGACTGAAAAATACTTTATACAAGGTAATGAAGCCTGTGCAAGGGGAGCTATAAAGGCAGGATGCAGGTTTTTTGCGGGTTATCCCATAACTCCTTCGACTGAAATAGCCGAGGATATGGCAGTTTTCCTACCAAGGGAAGGTGGAACATTTATTCAGATGGAAGATGAGATATCGGCTCTTGGGGCAGTAATTGGTGGTGTTTGGGGCGGTATGAAAGGAATGACTGCTACATCCGGACCTGGATTTTCTCTTATGCAGGAGCATATAGGATATGCTGCTATGACTGAAACTCCACTGGTTATTGTGAATATGCAAAGGGGCTCACCATCAACTGGACAGCCTACAATGGCCTCTCAGAGTGATATGATGCAGGCTAGATGGGGATCCCATGGAGATTATGAGATAATTGCTCTATCTCCTGCGTCTGTACAAGAATGCTTTGATTTTACAGTCATGGCTTTTAACCTTGCAGAAAAATATAGGGTTCCTGTAATGGTAATGGCTGATGAGATTGTTGGCCATATGCGTGAAAAGATAAACATACCTGAAAAAACTGAGATAATTGCTAGATCCATGCCGGATGAGGATCCATTAACCTTTTTACCTTACAAATCGGAGCCGGATGGAACATCCGATATGCCTGCGTTTGGTGATGGATATAAACTTCTTATTACAGGTCTTACACATGATGAACGAGGTTATCCGGATGCATCAAGTCCAAAATCTCATTCAAAACTTGTAAACAGGCTTT
This window contains:
- a CDS encoding 2-oxoacid:acceptor oxidoreductase subunit alpha, with the translated sequence MKTEKYFIQGNEACARGAIKAGCRFFAGYPITPSTEIAEDMAVFLPREGGTFIQMEDEISALGAVIGGVWGGMKGMTATSGPGFSLMQEHIGYAAMTETPLVIVNMQRGSPSTGQPTMASQSDMMQARWGSHGDYEIIALSPASVQECFDFTVMAFNLAEKYRVPVMVMADEIVGHMREKINIPEKTEIIARSMPDEDPLTFLPYKSEPDGTSDMPAFGDGYKLLITGLTHDERGYPDASSPKSHSKLVNRLCNKILAKTDEIAMVKTMFTEDADVLIVSYGAPSRSVSTAVKKAREDGVKAGFIKLETVWPFPESMLLSAAKNATRVIVVEMNLGQIFYEVQRVLRDHNVENLPKIGGEMHKPDEILEKIEKG
- a CDS encoding 4Fe-4S dicluster domain-containing protein; translation: MITVNEKLCKGCNICKEFCPHNVYEESKTLNNKGINVPCPKNKENCTKCGLCTLMCPDQAIKVDDENED